The uncultured Campylobacter sp. DNA window ATTTGAGCGGCGAAGCTAGGTTTTGCCGCTTATTGGATTGAGTCCTTGTCCATAGTGTGGTGTAATCGGCAGTGTTTACATGTATGGCTCCAAGGAAATAAACAAGCTACGTTTATAACAAAGACGGCGTGCTTGTGCGCGGCTTTTGTCTAAGGGTGTTTATATGCTCGGCGCAGTTTATGTATTTTGGCCCCCTCTTTTTTCTGATACTGGTCGGACGAAAGTTCGACTAAATTTAGATTTAAATTTATATAATTTTTTTGTAGATGATAAGAGTGATACGGTGTTGTAAAACTCTTAATTTTAAAAAATTAACGCAAATTTACCGCATTTGGCGGATGTTCCTTGAATTAACATGTAGTATTGCAGCCAGTACAAGAGCGCTATCAAAGCGCGTTGCACAAAATCTCTTTGTGCTAGTCATGGCACTTATCTCAAATCTACCGTCAAATTAGCAAGCCGTCTAATCCCCTATAATATATATTCTACCGGGTTTATGTGCCACCATTGCCTCGCCGCCTTTGTTTCTCCGCCAAAGTTTTGCCCTTCTTTTGCAGATAGTTATATTGCGAGTGTGTTGGTTGTGGCATATTTTGTGGTTCGCTTGTTGCTTGGATTTTGACTGAAGTTTGTTATGCTATAGTTGGGTTGCTTAAAAAATGTAGATCGGATTCTTAAATCAGATGTTTTTAGCCTACGGCAGTTATTTAAAAGTATATAAATATCAAAAAATTATTGGATTCAAATATCCGACCTATATAGACTTAGGCCGGCATAAAAAATAATCAGGTAAGTTGAATTAAGCTAAAGCCCCTTAATTCAACCCAATCTCGCAGCTCTTATCAATCAAGATGATGCTCTAGTAATATTTTCAGGCGTCATTTTAAAACCGCTTTGGTTTAATCTCTCTACAAGTCTTGGAACAGTCTCTTTTACGTGTTCATTAAAAGATATATATAAAATTCCACTCGCATCGGATGGGACATCTAAATCCCCTTTCTTTAAAATTGCGACTCTGCTTCTACCAATAGACGATAGCAACATTCCCATTTCTAGAACAACATTTTGTCTAGCTCTAGGCTTTGCATCCTCTGATCTTGAGCTTTTAGGATACCCCATGTCATCAGGAGTCAATAGAACAATCCCAAAAGTAACCTCAGAAGGGTTCTGCCCAATTTCTTTTTCCAGGGCTTCAATGATAGTTAACCCTCCACCGCTGGTATTTTGTAATACAAAAGGTTCAATTCCTAATCTGTGAAGAATCAGTTCCAGTTGTTCCCTTGCCGTATTGTCATGGCCATGAACAACAAAAACTTTTCCCTTAGCTTCTACTTGAGCAGGAGTTATAGACTCGCCAATCATTTCATTTGATTTGTTATCACATAATCCTTGAATAAAACAAGACAACTTATCATCTACTTTTCCTTGCAAATTAACACTTCCCTTGCTAGGCCAAAAATTTAATATAGAACCATTTGGGAATCTAAAACAATATCCACCATTTTTTTGTTCTTCATTATAACTAGAAAAACCTCCTTTGTTCAACTGTTTTTTTAAGTTATCAATATTCCCTGAAAATTTCATTTTTATTTAATCTCCTTAACTATAAAATTAGATGTATATTAAATAATCTATCGTTGACTTAAATTTAGCTTTACTATTCAATTCAACCCATTTTTTACAGCTCCTGCTAAAAAATCTCTACTAGCAATCAGGCTTTTTTGGAGTTTACTAAACCTACAATACTGAGCAACAATGCTTTTTTGGTGAGCCTATTTCACCGTCATCTTTTAGTGCATTTATCGCTTTTTACCTCTTTTTTGTCAGCATTTCGCGCCTAGGCTATCCTACCTGCGGAAGTTCTAGGATTTGTTTTACTCCTTTTGATTAAACTTACGATGACATTATAGCAAAATGGGCTTTAAGTGACTTGGTAAAAGTTGTTTAGCAGATATAAATTAGACGGTGGGCGAGAGATTAAATACAATGTTTTAAATTTCTATTTAATTTTATTCACACAGTTTTCTCTGGGTGTGGCGTAAAATTTGTATTCTTTGATAGCGAGTACATAGGTGCCGCTTACACCTTCAAAGCTATAAACATCCATGATCTTTCTCATTCAAGAATCGAGTTTTATTACTTCAAGAGCAGGTAAACAAACTTGTTTTGCGATTCATGCCCATGACGTAATAATCGTTCGTATCTCTGTCCAGTCCTCTATGTCGAGAGCTTCGTCGAGGTTAGGTACGTTTTGCAAAGTAGCGACCTTTTAAAATTAAGCGTAAAATCTTTGTATTCGTCTCTCAGATAGCGTCACGTTTTGTTTGTATTCTTTTTGCTTTGATTTTTGCTGATGGCGTGAAAATTCATGGGCTTTTATGACTAAGTGGGTTTATGTTAAATCCTTTTAAAAATCCGCCATTCGCTTCGCAGGGTTAAATTTGAGCTCATCAAAAAGTACTTTTGTCTGCCTGTCCTGTTGCGTAGACAAAAATCGCTATTTAATTCACCCCAGTTTTTTACCCAGTATCGTTAGGTTTTCCGGTTTGCCGCCCATATCGCAGACTTCGGGCAGTTCGCCCCAGCGCGCAAAGCCGAATTTCGCAAACAAATTTAGGCTAGCGGCGTTGCTCGAAAATATCAGCGCGACGACGTTTTTGATGCCAAATTCCGGCGCGCGCTCAAGCATAAAATTTACTAGCCGTCCGCCCAGTCCTTTGCCGCGAGCGCCTGGCGCGACGTAGACGCTGATCTCGGCCGTGATGCGGTAGGCCTCGCGCGGATGATAGTCGCTGAGGCTGCCCCAGGCTAAGATTTCGCTTTTTGGGCTTGTGACGCTCGGTTTTTGTGCACCCAAATTTTCGCGCTTCGAGTCAAATTTTCTCTCGCAATCAGCTTCAAATATTTCGCCGTCTTCGCTCGTCAAATTTGCGTCGCAAAGCTCGCGTAGCACGTATATCGGGCGATTTGCCGCCTCGTGCGCGTCAAACCACGCTTCGCGCTCCCCTATGCCGATCGGGTGCAGCGCGGCCGTGGCGTTTCGCTCTAAAACGCTCGCGTTATAAATGCGCGTGATAGCGGCTAGATCGGCATTGAGGGCGCGCGAGATTTCGTATTTTGCGTCGGCGGCCTTTTCTTGCATCTTGGTCCTTTTGTTAAATTTAACCGATTTTACGCCAAATTTGATTAAAAGTTGCAACTTTGACTCCAAATTTAAACTGAAAGCAGGCCCGAATTTTAGCGCCGTAAAGGTGCGGGTTTAGTCGCCGCTAAAAGGCAAAATTTGCGTCCAAAGGCGAAATCGCCGCAAATTTGAGTTATAATCGGGAATAAAATTTAACCTTGGATAAAGATTTGAAAATAGCGTTTTTTGACTCGGGTATCGGCGGGCTGAGCGTGCTCGCCGAGGCTCTGCGGCGGTTTAGCGGGGCGGAGTTTTTGTATTTTGCCGACGAGGATCACGTGCCCTACGGCACGAAAAGTAGGGCCGACATCGTGCGGCTGAGCCTTGATGCGGTGGAGTTTTTGGTCTCGCGCGGCGCGGACGCGGTCGTCGTTGCTTGCAACACCGCCACGAGCGCGGCTATCTCGGAGCTTCGCGGCGCATTTAGCGTGCCGGTGATCGGCATGGAGCCCGCCGTTAAGCTCGCTGCGGACAGCTTCGGCACGCGCCCGACGCTGCTCATAGCCACGCCGCTAACGATCGCGGGCGAAAAGCTAGCGCGCCTCGTGGGGCGGCTGGAGTGCGAGACGTGGAGCTTGCCGCTACCCCGCCTCGTGGAGTTTGCGCAGGGTTTGGAGTTTGACTCGCCTGCGGTTCGGGCGTATCTGCGGGAGGAGCTAGCTAAATTTGAGCTTGTGCGCCTCGGTTCGCTCGTGCTTGGTTGCACGCATTTTAACTATTTTAAGGACGTTTTGCGCGAGATTTTGCCGTCTCACGTGCGTATCATCGACGGCATCGACGGCACGCTAAACCGCCTTGCAAGCGAGCTGGGCGGAAGGATAAAGCTTGTGCGCGGCGAGGATTTGCCCTCGCGGGCGGCTAAATTTGACGCCGAGGACGACGTAAAATTTGATGCGAATTTATCGGCGCAAGCCGGCAAATTTGGCGCGGAAGGACGAAGCGCTCGCAGCGAGCAGGACGCAGGAGGGCGCAGCGAGAGCGGCGGCAAAATTTACTATCCAAACGGCAACAGCGTGGAGTATTTTTATTCAAAAAGAGCGCTAGATGCGGCGCAACTTAGACGGATAGAAATATTTTTAAAGCGGCTTGAAAAGATGCGGGAGATTGATTAACGCCGCACCCTTCCGCGCGCCGTTTTACGCAATAAAAAGCGCGGTAAAAGGCAGGCTTGCGCGCAAATTCGATGCGCGTGACGATGTAAATCGGCGTCAAAAGCTACTTAAATTTACGACAAAAAACAGCTAATCCAAAATCCATAAAAAACCAAATGTAGTTAAATTTGCCGCTTTTAAAGCAAATCAAAAAATCGCAGCTAAAGCGGTAAATTTAAAATCTAATCGTTTAAATTTAACATTCGGCGGATTTTACGGCTCGTATCCGCCTCGCAAAATATAAAACGCCCGCCGCCTCAAACGGCTAGCCGCAAGCGTTTAAAAGAGTCGTTACGCTAGCTAAATTTTACTTTTTGGCTTGCATATATACCGGCTCTAGCTTGGCTGCGACCTCGCGCAGATCGGCTATACGGCTCTCGTTTGAGGGGTGGGTGCTTAGTATCTCCGGCACGCTACCGCCGCTTTTTTTAGACATTTTTACCCAGACGTTTACCGCCTCTTTAGGATCGTAGCCCGCGCGCGCCATCAGCTCCGTGCCGATGTGGTCGGCCTCGCGCTCGTGAGAGCGAGAAAACGGTAGCGAGATGGTGTACTGAGCGGCCATATTTATGGCGCCGGTAGCTAGGTCGCCTAGTCCCGCAGCTTGCGAAACGGCGAAAATTCCGACGTTTGTGAGCATATCGGAGCTAGCTTGCTCGCGGCTATGCTCGCGCAATGCGTGCGCGATCTCGTGTCCCATAACCGCCGCTAGTTCGCCGTTTGTTAGCGAGAGGTTTTTTATGATGCCGCTATAGACGACTATGCGGCCGCCCGGCATACACCACGCGTTTATTGTATTTTCGTCGATGACGTTTACTTCCCATTTCCACTTTAGCGCGTCTTCTCTAAAGACCCCGACCTGCGCGATTAGGCGTTTGGCGACGTCTTGCACTCTTTTGGTCATCACGGGGTCGATGTTTAGCGCGCCTTTTTGACGCGCTCCGCTAAGAGTCTGCACGTAGGCTTTGGCTGCGGCTTCGTTCATCTCTTGCTCGCTGACTAGAAACATCTGGCGCCTGTTTTCGCCAAGCGCTCCGCCGCTAGTGGAGCTAGTAAAGCAGCCCGTTAGTAGAGTGGCCGCAAATATCGCGGAGAGGATAAATTTTTTCATCATTTTTATTCCTTTTATAAATTTTGGGGTAATTATATATTTAAACTGCTATAAATTCGTAAATAGGCGTTTAAATTTAGCTTAAAATAGGCGTAACGATGAAAAGGTCGGCCCCGGCGGCGGATTTACCTGCTAAATTTATAAAACTTCTACGCCGATAAATTTGCGCCCAAATTTCAAGCGTCCTTGGCGCTTAGCTTACAGGCATTTTGGCAAGCGCGCCGTCTTTGCGCGTAAATTTAAGGCAAAGGCGCGCAGGCTAGATGAAAATCCGTCTGCAAAAAAATGGAAGGGTGAAAAAGCGAAAAAGGCCAAAAGCGGGGTTAGTCAAGCGCGATAAATTTACTAATTTTGCGCGCCGAATTTATATGTTCGGCCTTATCCCGCGGGTAAATTTAGCAGCCGAGATATCTAAACCTCGCATCTGGCTAAAACGAAATTTACGTCAAAAATCGCCGCCGTGGGTAACCTCGCGGATAAGCAAGCCGGATGCAGTTAAATTTGCTCGCGTTATACGGCGGTTTTAATTTATGTTTTACGCATCGCAAAACGCCCGTGCTAGGCGCTAAACTCTACCAGCGCTAAATATATCGCAAACGCGCTCGCCGTGATCGCCCAGTAGGCGAATATATCAAGCCCCAGCCCCTCGTTGTTCTCGTTTTTCGTGCCTTTGTAGCCGATGTTAGTTTCAAATTCTTTCAAACGCTTGTGGATGGAGCGTAGCTCGGTGATGGTCGTCCAGTTTCTTATAAATATCGACAAACTCTCGCGCACCTTGGAAAAGGCGTTTACGACTTGCATCATCACGCCTAGCGTTATCGCGCCCGTCAGCACGCTAGGGCCTAGGGCTATGAGCGGGACGATGATCATACTTTGCGAGAAAAAGTATTTCCAAACGTCGAAATATCCGTAGTGCAAAAATAGCCTGCCGAAGTTAAATTTTATCTTTTTAAAAAGCTCTTCTAGCTTACGCGTATCGCCGTAGTTTTGCTTGTCGTCCTCGGCGTAGACGAGCTCTTTTCTAAATGCGGCTTCGACTTTTTGGTTGTTGTACTCAAGGCCGGGTAGCTTGATACCCACAAACCACGAGACGACTAGGCCTCCGGCGCTGGTAGCTACCGCGATCCACACGAGCGAACCCGCGACGCCCTCCATAAAGGGCACTTTTACCTGCGCGCTAAGAACCCAGAGTATAGGCACGAAGGCCGCTAGCGTCATAACCGCATCTACTACCGTAACGCCTAAGTCCTCGACTATTTTAGCAAAGCGGTAGATGTCCTCCTGGATACGTTGCGAGCTGCCCTCGACGTCGCGCGGCGTCTTTTTCCAGTAGGCGATGTAGCTAAAGGTCATAGCCTCTCGCCACCTAAACGTCCAAACTCGCGTAAAATACGATATCGCCGTACCCAGTAGCACGAAAGGAAACGCTAGCGCGGCAAAAATCTTAATCGCCGTCCAAAAGTCGTCTACTGTGTGGTTTTTGACGTCTTGCAAAATATCGTAGAAGTCCTTGTACCATTCATTTATCGCGACCGTTAGCTGTACTTGCGCGTATGTGCAAGCCAGTATCAAAATCGCTCCCAGATGCGCCCACGCAGCCCATTTTTTGCTCGCGAAAAACGACGAAAACATCGATCTGCCTTTTAAATTTAAGATTTGCTAAAAAAGTATAAATTCACTCGCCGAAGGGCAAAATCTTAGTCCGCCGCGATCGCTCTAGGCGGGTCTTGGCTAGTG harbors:
- a CDS encoding nucleotide-binding protein, with the protein product MKFSGNIDNLKKQLNKGGFSSYNEEQKNGGYCFRFPNGSILNFWPSKGSVNLQGKVDDKLSCFIQGLCDNKSNEMIGESITPAQVEAKGKVFVVHGHDNTAREQLELILHRLGIEPFVLQNTSGGGLTIIEALEKEIGQNPSEVTFGIVLLTPDDMGYPKSSRSEDAKPRARQNVVLEMGMLLSSIGRSRVAILKKGDLDVPSDASGILYISFNEHVKETVPRLVERLNQSGFKMTPENITRASS
- a CDS encoding GNAT family N-acetyltransferase → MQEKAADAKYEISRALNADLAAITRIYNASVLERNATAALHPIGIGEREAWFDAHEAANRPIYVLRELCDANLTSEDGEIFEADCERKFDSKRENLGAQKPSVTSPKSEILAWGSLSDYHPREAYRITAEISVYVAPGARGKGLGGRLVNFMLERAPEFGIKNVVALIFSSNAASLNLFAKFGFARWGELPEVCDMGGKPENLTILGKKLG
- the murI gene encoding glutamate racemase; the encoded protein is MKIAFFDSGIGGLSVLAEALRRFSGAEFLYFADEDHVPYGTKSRADIVRLSLDAVEFLVSRGADAVVVACNTATSAAISELRGAFSVPVIGMEPAVKLAADSFGTRPTLLIATPLTIAGEKLARLVGRLECETWSLPLPRLVEFAQGLEFDSPAVRAYLREELAKFELVRLGSLVLGCTHFNYFKDVLREILPSHVRIIDGIDGTLNRLASELGGRIKLVRGEDLPSRAAKFDAEDDVKFDANLSAQAGKFGAEGRSARSEQDAGGRSESGGKIYYPNGNSVEYFYSKRALDAAQLRRIEIFLKRLEKMREID
- a CDS encoding M48 family metallopeptidase, whose translation is MKKFILSAIFAATLLTGCFTSSTSGGALGENRRQMFLVSEQEMNEAAAKAYVQTLSGARQKGALNIDPVMTKRVQDVAKRLIAQVGVFREDALKWKWEVNVIDENTINAWCMPGGRIVVYSGIIKNLSLTNGELAAVMGHEIAHALREHSREQASSDMLTNVGIFAVSQAAGLGDLATGAINMAAQYTISLPFSRSHEREADHIGTELMARAGYDPKEAVNVWVKMSKKSGGSVPEILSTHPSNESRIADLREVAAKLEPVYMQAKK
- a CDS encoding putative transporter translates to MFSSFFASKKWAAWAHLGAILILACTYAQVQLTVAINEWYKDFYDILQDVKNHTVDDFWTAIKIFAALAFPFVLLGTAISYFTRVWTFRWREAMTFSYIAYWKKTPRDVEGSSQRIQEDIYRFAKIVEDLGVTVVDAVMTLAAFVPILWVLSAQVKVPFMEGVAGSLVWIAVATSAGGLVVSWFVGIKLPGLEYNNQKVEAAFRKELVYAEDDKQNYGDTRKLEELFKKIKFNFGRLFLHYGYFDVWKYFFSQSMIIVPLIALGPSVLTGAITLGVMMQVVNAFSKVRESLSIFIRNWTTITELRSIHKRLKEFETNIGYKGTKNENNEGLGLDIFAYWAITASAFAIYLALVEFSA